A single region of the Ziziphus jujuba cultivar Dongzao chromosome 10, ASM3175591v1 genome encodes:
- the LOC107412594 gene encoding pentatricopeptide repeat-containing protein At1g08070, chloroplastic → MAEKLHAVFNLTYRKLNQIHAQLIKNPKPHILNPLLGSLSNSPTPQNALLLYNQMLLHPTSHNHYTFTHALKACFSLPAHQKGLEIHAHVLKCGHYSDIFIQNSLLHFYVIVNDVVSACQVFDSISYPDVVSWTSIISGLSKCGFEEEAIVKFSSMDVEPNSTTLVSVISACSSLGAFKLGKAIHGFSMRKLCQTNIVLDNAMLDFYVRCGSLVNARYIFENMPKRDVVSWTTIVGGYAHRGFCEEAVRLFNEMIRGGEAEPNEATIVNVLSACSSTGALSLGQWVHSYIATRNDLTTNDNVGNALINMYVKGGNIRMAIQVFSTLESKDIISWSTIISGMAMNGHGMHALQLFSLMLVHGVPPDDVTFIGLLSACSHAGMVERGLMIFNAMKDVYQIVPEMQHYACVVDMHGRAGLLDEAEAFIREMPMEAEGPIWGALLNACKIHGNEKMFERIKHCLLKSKGVGTGTLALLSNTYASSDRWDDANKVRDEMRWMGLKKMAGCSWIETDPPSNMT, encoded by the coding sequence ATGGCAGAGAAGCTCCATGCTGTATTCAACCTCACCTATAGGAAACTAAACCAAATCCATGCACAACTCATCAAGAATCCAAAACCCCACATCTTAAACCCCTTGCTCGGATCACTTTCAAACTCTCCAACTCCACAAAATGCGCTTCTTCTCTACAACCAAATGCTTCTCCACCCAACATCCCATAACCATTACACTTTCACTCATGCTCTCAAGGCATGTTTCTCACTGCCTGCACACCAAAAAGGCCTAGAAATCCATGCCCATGTACTGAAGTGTGGTCATTATTCTGACATCTTTATCCAAAACTCCTTGCTTCATTTTTATGTGATTGTAAACGATGTTGTCTCTGCTTGTCAAGTCTTCGATTCGATATCATACCCGGATGTCGTTTCCTGGACTTCAATCATTTCTGGGCTTTCTAAGTGTGGGTTTGAGGAGGAAGCCATTGTTAAGTTCTCGTCCATGGATGTAGAACCTAATTCCACCACCCTTGTTAGTGTTATCTCTGCTTGTTCCAGTCTAGGAGCTTTCAAGCTGGGTAAAGCTATTCATGGTTTTAGTATGAGAAAATTGTGTCAAACTAACATTGTATTAGACAATGCAATGCTGGATTTTTATGTGAGATGTGGGTCTTTGGTGAATGCAAGGTACATATTCGAGAATATGCCTAAGAGAGATGTGGTTTCTTGGACTACCATTGTGGGGGGTTATGCACATAGAGGGTTTTGTGAAGAGGCAGTGAGGCTTTTCAATGAAATGATCCGTGGAGGGGAAGCTGAACCTAATGAAGCAACCATTGTCAATGTATTGTCTGCATGTTCTTCCACTGGTGCTTTGAGTTTAGGCCAATGGGTGCACTCCTACATTGCTACACGCAATGATCTTACAACAAATGATAATGTGGGCAATGCTTTGATCAACATGTACGTCAAAGGTGGCAATATACGTATGGCCATCCAGGTTTTCAGCACCTTGGAGAGCAAGGATATTATTTCATGGAGTACCATTATAAGTGGCATGGCAATGAATGGGCATGGCATGCATGCATTGCAGCTCTTTTCACTCATGCTGGTTCATGGTGTTCCTCCTGATGATGTAACCTTCATTGGCTTGTTATCGGCATGCAGCCATGCCGGGATGGTTGAAAGAGGGTTGATGATCTTTAACGCCATGAAAGATGTTTACCAGATTGTGCCTGAAATGCAGCACTATGCATGTGTCGTTGACATGCATGGTAGAGCAGGGCTCTTGGACGAGGCAGAGGCTTTCATTAGAGAAATGCCAATGGAAGCAGAAGGGCCAATTTGGGGAGCTCTGCTCAATGCTTGCAAAATTCATGGGAACGAGAAGATGTTTGAGAGAATCAAGCATTGTCTTCTTAAGAGTAAAGGAGTAGGGACTGGAACTTTGGCTCTGTTGTCCAACACTTATGCTAGTTCTGATAGATGGGATGATGCTAATAAGGTTCGTGATGAAATGAGATGGATGGGACTGAAGAAAATGGCTGGATGTAGTTGGATTGAGACCGATCCACCTAGCAATATGACATAG